A window of Microcoleus sp. bin38.metabat.b11b12b14.051 genomic DNA:
CTTGACTGGGAACCGTACCTTTGAGAACCACAGTAGTGCCGAGTTGAGCCACATAAACAGTCTCAATATCCGCCACCTCAGGATTTGCATCAAAGGCCTGAGCCACCCGTTTAGCCAAACCGCTTTGATCGTATTCTCCATTCAATCCCATGCGTTCCGGCGGGATTGTTTGAGTCGCAGCCGCAACAGGTTGAGCTTGAGCTTGAGGTGCAGCGACAGGTGCTTGGTAAGCAGGAGCTTGCACGTTTTCTTGATTTTCCGGTTTTTCTAAACCAAACAGTCTTTTTAGCCAGCCCATAAAATTTGTCCTCCCACAAAGTTTGTATTAATTGACAGTTGGTAAGGCGCCTTGCAGTTCTGATGCTCTCTAGTAAGAATTGCGATCGGCATCCGTGACGCAGCCAGCGAGTTATTATCCCAAAAACCTAGTTGTTACAGCCATCAGGCTGAGTATAAAAACCTGGTTTATTGAGTAGGCAGCGCCAGTCACAAATACAATTTAATCTTGTACAACTTTGCCGAACATCTGCCTGGAGACATAATTCTCCGGCTATCAAAGAAATACCCGAGCCGACCATTCCGGCAAATCAAACTTAAAATCTTCTTCCCCAACTTCTACCATTTTGTTTTCCATCCACTCGTGCCAAGTTCCCGGCTATATAAAGTTAGGGAGCAAGCAATCAGATAGATAAGTATCATAAAAATTTGCCACCACAAACACTCGCGTACCCTCATCGCTCCAACGGTAGTAAGCGAGCACTTTTGATTCCGGATTTTCGTAAATAAATTGAATATTTTTGGTGTAAAGTGCCGGAAAAATTTTCCGCAGGCAAATCAGGCATTTGTAGTATTCCAACAAATCATGATTCTGCTGATAGTTCAATAAAGACCATTGCAGATTATTCGGCTGGTTGGGAGTT
This region includes:
- a CDS encoding BON domain-containing protein, with the translated sequence MGWLKRLFGLEKPENQENVQAPAYQAPVAAPQAQAQPVAAATQTIPPERMGLNGEYDQSGLAKRVAQAFDANPEVADIETVYVAQLGTTVVLKGTVPSQEIVNKLVTIAKSVNGATGVETNQVTVG